A part of Solibacillus sp. FSL H8-0538 genomic DNA contains:
- a CDS encoding amino acid ABC transporter ATP-binding protein, whose protein sequence is MVVFQEMNKYFGIQHALKNISLQFHRGETTVILGPSGSGKSTLLRCINLLEIPQYGTLEVGQVKVDFAKMLSQKDKLAIRQSTAMVFQSFNLFPHLNVLENVVEGPITVLKKDKNKMLAMGEQLLTKVGLAHKMESYPSQLSGGQQQRVAIARALAMEPTFLLFDEPTSALDPELEGEVLKVLKKLSEEGKSMIIVTHNLNFAREVADRILFLEDGDIVFDGETEAFFANQKNERITAFIQSMQFI, encoded by the coding sequence ATCGTAGTATTTCAAGAAATGAATAAATATTTTGGTATTCAACACGCACTTAAAAATATTTCACTACAGTTTCATCGAGGTGAAACAACGGTGATTTTAGGTCCATCAGGTTCTGGGAAATCAACGCTATTACGTTGTATTAATTTACTTGAAATCCCACAATATGGTACATTAGAAGTAGGGCAAGTAAAAGTGGATTTTGCCAAGATGCTAAGTCAAAAGGATAAGCTAGCTATTCGACAAAGTACAGCTATGGTATTCCAGTCCTTTAATTTATTTCCGCATCTGAACGTGCTAGAAAACGTTGTCGAAGGACCAATTACAGTTTTAAAAAAAGATAAGAATAAAATGCTAGCAATGGGAGAGCAGCTACTTACAAAAGTAGGGCTCGCGCATAAAATGGAAAGTTACCCCTCGCAGTTATCAGGGGGTCAACAACAACGTGTGGCAATTGCAAGAGCGCTGGCTATGGAGCCGACCTTTTTGCTATTTGATGAGCCGACAAGCGCACTTGACCCTGAACTTGAAGGGGAAGTATTAAAGGTGCTGAAAAAATTATCCGAAGAGGGTAAATCTATGATTATTGTGACGCATAACTTGAACTTTGCTAGAGAAGTGGCAGACCGAATTTTATTTTTAGAAGACGGTGACATTGTATTTGATGGCGAGACTGAAGCGTTTTTCGCGAATCAAAAGAATGAACGGATTACAGCATTTATTCAATCAATGCAATTTATTTAG
- a CDS encoding YqkE family protein produces the protein MGKKKKQGQKQAAMPKNETTELLTLKDQLGGDVLAKLKAAKQSLVAEVQAQEEERQARLVFERKQKEKNMSFEELLNNYGDQGSKF, from the coding sequence ATGGGGAAAAAGAAAAAACAAGGGCAAAAGCAAGCGGCAATGCCTAAAAATGAAACGACAGAGCTACTCACATTAAAAGATCAATTAGGCGGCGACGTGTTAGCTAAGCTAAAGGCAGCAAAGCAATCTCTCGTTGCAGAAGTGCAAGCGCAAGAGGAAGAACGTCAAGCCCGACTTGTCTTTGAACGCAAGCAAAAGGAAAAAAATATGAGTTTTGAAGAGCTATTAAATAATTACGGCGATCAAGGTTCTAAATTTTAA
- a CDS encoding S-ribosylhomocysteine lyase, with amino-acid sequence MKTEKTNVESFDLDHTKVVAPYVRLAGTKTGAHGDVVTKYDIRFKQPNKAHMEMPALHSLEHLMADRIRNYSDLVVDLSPMGCQTGFYVSFLNYDDYEGILDILEKTTNEVLAATSVPACNEVQCGWAASHSLEGAQALAQEFLEKRAEWHIVFED; translated from the coding sequence ATGAAAACTGAGAAAACAAATGTTGAAAGTTTTGATTTAGATCATACGAAAGTAGTCGCACCTTATGTTCGTTTAGCAGGCACAAAAACAGGAGCGCATGGCGATGTTGTGACAAAATACGATATCCGCTTCAAACAGCCAAATAAAGCACATATGGAAATGCCGGCGCTTCATTCACTGGAGCATTTAATGGCAGATCGTATTCGCAACTATTCAGACCTTGTAGTAGACCTTTCACCAATGGGCTGCCAAACAGGCTTTTATGTATCATTTTTAAACTATGATGACTATGAAGGAATTTTAGATATTTTAGAAAAAACAACAAATGAAGTACTTGCTGCAACTTCTGTACCAGCATGTAATGAAGTACAATGCGGCTGGGCGGCAAGCCATAGCTTAGAAGGTGCTCAGGCGCTTGCACAAGAATTTTTAGAAAAACGCGCAGAATGGCATATTGTTTTCGAGGATTAA
- a CDS encoding PspA/IM30 family protein, which translates to MKNLIQRFKYTIQADLHDLFDKKEQKNPISLLNQYIREAEKQTEQTGKLLARQSQLKKELETQLQQTEEMLAKRESQLALATASGEADLIAFANEEVAAYTVRKSELLSSINASTQEYFELERKFETMKHKIKDMKVRQLQLMGKENVTRAHHQMDKVLTSNNESNFDELSNYIDELAQKIDKKYEVTTFETRLAQLEKEGTSKAIELGK; encoded by the coding sequence ATGAAAAACTTAATTCAACGTTTCAAGTATACAATTCAGGCGGATTTACATGACTTATTTGATAAAAAGGAGCAAAAAAATCCGATTTCCCTGCTAAATCAGTATATCCGCGAGGCGGAAAAGCAAACGGAACAAACAGGAAAACTGCTAGCGCGCCAAAGTCAATTGAAAAAAGAACTAGAAACACAGCTGCAACAAACGGAAGAAATGCTAGCAAAACGCGAGTCACAGTTAGCACTTGCAACGGCGAGCGGTGAAGCGGATTTAATTGCCTTTGCGAATGAAGAGGTCGCAGCATATACAGTGCGTAAGTCTGAGCTTCTATCTAGTATAAATGCGAGTACTCAAGAATATTTTGAACTTGAACGTAAATTTGAAACGATGAAGCATAAAATTAAAGATATGAAAGTTCGTCAGCTGCAACTGATGGGCAAAGAAAATGTAACACGAGCACATCATCAAATGGATAAAGTATTGACGTCAAACAATGAATCAAACTTTGATGAACTATCCAACTATATTGATGAGCTTGCACAAAAAATCGATAAAAAATACGAAGTAACAACATTCGAAACACGCCTAGCTCAACTAGAAAAAGAAGGCACATCAAAAGCTATTGAACTAGGCAAATAA
- a CDS encoding YneF family protein, producing MNLWLGIVLIIVALIGGAALGFYIARQYMMKYLKENPPINEQMIRVMMAQMGRKPSEKQVRQMMASMNKVQDK from the coding sequence ATGAATTTATGGCTTGGAATTGTATTAATTATCGTGGCTTTAATCGGAGGCGCAGCACTAGGTTTCTATATCGCTCGTCAATATATGATGAAATATTTAAAAGAAAATCCACCAATTAACGAACAAATGATTCGAGTAATGATGGCTCAAATGGGACGTAAACCATCAGAGAAACAAGTTCGTCAAATGATGGCTAGTATGAATAAAGTACAGGATAAATAA
- a CDS encoding acetyl-CoA C-acetyltransferase, translated as MTQEVVIVSAVRTAIGSFQGALKDVAAPVLGGIVIKEAVKRAGIEPELVDEVIMGNVLAAGLGQNPARQASIHAGLPHAVPALTINKVCGSGLKAVHLAAQAIAAGDADIVVAGGFENMSQAPYVLKNAREGFRMGDQKVVDTMIQDGLWCAFYNYHMGVTAENLCDAHNITREEQDAFSARSQARAAAAIEAGKFEDEIVPVEIPQRKGEPVIFAKDEYAKPETTAEKLGYLRPAFKKDGSVTAGNASGINDGAAAVVVMSKQRAFELGLTPLATLVANASSGVDPSMMGIGPVLAVKKVLVKAKVTLDDIDLIEANEAFAAQSIAVDRELGFNHDKLNVNGGAIALGHPIGASGARILVTLLHEMQKQDAKSGLATLCIGGGQGVATIVQR; from the coding sequence ATGACACAAGAAGTAGTAATCGTCAGCGCAGTGCGAACAGCTATAGGTTCGTTCCAAGGGGCTTTGAAGGATGTGGCAGCACCAGTACTTGGTGGGATTGTCATTAAGGAAGCTGTAAAACGAGCGGGTATTGAGCCAGAACTTGTTGATGAAGTGATTATGGGGAATGTACTAGCTGCAGGTCTTGGTCAAAATCCAGCACGTCAGGCATCGATTCACGCTGGGCTGCCGCATGCTGTCCCGGCATTAACCATTAATAAAGTATGTGGGTCAGGATTAAAGGCCGTTCATTTAGCAGCGCAGGCCATCGCAGCAGGAGACGCAGACATAGTCGTTGCAGGTGGCTTTGAAAATATGAGTCAAGCACCGTACGTCTTAAAAAATGCACGTGAAGGGTTTCGTATGGGCGATCAAAAGGTTGTTGATACAATGATTCAGGACGGTTTATGGTGTGCATTTTATAATTATCATATGGGAGTAACGGCAGAAAATCTATGCGATGCGCACAACATTACACGCGAGGAGCAGGATGCCTTTTCAGCCCGTTCTCAAGCCCGTGCAGCAGCGGCGATTGAAGCTGGCAAGTTTGAAGACGAAATTGTACCAGTAGAAATTCCGCAACGTAAAGGAGAGCCGGTTATTTTTGCAAAGGATGAGTACGCCAAGCCAGAAACAACGGCAGAAAAATTAGGTTACTTGCGTCCGGCATTTAAAAAGGATGGCTCGGTAACAGCAGGTAATGCATCTGGTATTAATGATGGGGCAGCAGCGGTAGTTGTAATGTCAAAGCAGCGAGCATTTGAGTTAGGTTTAACACCGCTCGCAACACTTGTGGCAAATGCAAGTTCAGGTGTAGATCCGTCTATGATGGGTATTGGGCCAGTGCTCGCAGTAAAAAAAGTACTAGTAAAAGCGAAAGTCACACTCGATGATATTGATTTAATTGAAGCAAATGAAGCGTTTGCGGCACAATCAATTGCAGTTGATCGCGAATTAGGGTTTAATCATGATAAACTAAATGTGAACGGGGGAGCGATTGCACTTGGTCATCCTATTGGTGCGAGTGGTGCCCGAATTTTGGTGACACTACTTCATGAAATGCAAAAGCAAGACGCAAAGTCCGGTCTTGCTACTTTATGCATCGGCGGCGGCCAAGGTGTAGCAACAATCGTTCAACGTTAA
- a CDS encoding aldo/keto reductase — translation MKKRNLGNSNFTISELSLGCMSLPSNTADAREVIAAALDAGINYFDTADLYDKGENEAVVGAILKPHRHDIILATKVGNRWQDCVDGWSWDPSPAHIKEAVKESLRRLQTDYIDVYQLHGGTIDDPWEEIIATFDDLKKDGLIREYGISSIRPNVFVPFLQESHAVSNMMQFNIFDQRAEEWFSTIEAASASVVTRGSIAKGLLTAEWKTRLQPYMSYSEKEAQYVLLQLEELFGDVHTAALAFNLQFEAVASTVIGARTKEQLQMNLNSYSQLQQLGDIAQIKQFTKQDIYTDHR, via the coding sequence ATGAAAAAAAGAAATCTCGGTAACAGTAATTTTACTATTTCCGAGTTAAGCCTAGGCTGCATGTCCTTACCGTCCAATACGGCGGATGCACGCGAAGTCATTGCGGCAGCACTTGATGCAGGTATTAATTATTTTGATACAGCAGATTTATACGATAAAGGAGAAAATGAAGCGGTTGTCGGTGCAATCCTAAAACCTCACCGCCATGACATCATCCTCGCAACAAAAGTCGGAAATCGTTGGCAGGACTGCGTGGACGGTTGGTCGTGGGATCCTTCTCCTGCACATATTAAAGAAGCCGTGAAAGAAAGCTTAAGACGACTTCAAACAGATTATATTGATGTATACCAGCTTCACGGTGGCACAATTGATGATCCGTGGGAGGAAATCATTGCGACATTTGACGACTTAAAAAAGGACGGGCTCATTCGCGAATACGGGATCTCTTCGATTCGTCCGAATGTTTTTGTGCCATTTTTACAAGAAAGCCATGCTGTGAGCAATATGATGCAGTTTAATATTTTCGATCAGCGCGCAGAGGAATGGTTTAGTACCATTGAGGCAGCTAGTGCTTCGGTTGTGACGCGCGGTTCGATTGCGAAAGGTTTACTAACGGCTGAATGGAAAACTCGTTTACAGCCGTATATGAGCTATTCTGAGAAGGAAGCACAATATGTACTCCTGCAGCTAGAGGAACTATTTGGCGATGTACATACGGCAGCACTTGCATTTAATTTACAATTTGAAGCAGTTGCATCTACCGTTATTGGTGCACGGACGAAGGAACAATTACAGATGAATTTAAACTCATACAGTCAATTACAGCAACTCGGCGACATTGCACAAATTAAACAATTTACAAAACAAGACATTTATACCGATCATCGGTGA
- a CDS encoding alpha/beta hydrolase: MKKKIVFFSSIATTILATVTAISGILLTNRLMYIKPKDPTFVYERETKARRFDEVWYNECPKQELSISSPNGYTIKGIFLKPLETTNTIIICHGVTENKINSVKYARMFERLGFNMVVYDHRRHGDSGGKTTSYGYYEKFDLGAVVQEIRSIIGEDALLGIHGESMGAATTLLYAGTVNDGGNFYISDCAFSDFRELLYLIIKHTISFNFRAAVPISDLFMRLRDGYSLRSVTPKEVVQHIKKPVLFIHSIPDEFIPYEMAEDLFKLKPDPKMLLLFDKGGHAQSFNESPEQYELLVKEFLYQFVPNSGGFMDDGEEPAS, from the coding sequence TTGAAAAAGAAAATTGTGTTTTTTTCTAGTATTGCCACTACAATTTTAGCTACTGTAACTGCTATATCAGGGATTTTGCTCACCAATCGACTGATGTATATTAAACCAAAAGACCCTACCTTTGTTTATGAGCGCGAAACAAAAGCAAGACGTTTTGATGAGGTGTGGTATAACGAGTGCCCTAAGCAGGAGCTCTCGATATCTTCACCAAATGGCTATACGATTAAAGGGATTTTTTTGAAGCCGCTCGAAACGACAAATACGATTATCATTTGTCATGGTGTTACTGAAAATAAAATAAACTCTGTAAAATACGCGCGCATGTTTGAACGTCTCGGCTTTAATATGGTTGTGTATGACCATCGTCGACATGGCGATTCAGGTGGGAAGACGACTAGCTATGGTTATTATGAAAAATTTGACTTAGGGGCAGTTGTTCAAGAGATCCGTTCAATAATAGGTGAGGACGCCCTCTTAGGAATTCACGGTGAATCCATGGGCGCAGCCACTACCCTTTTATATGCAGGGACAGTTAATGATGGAGGGAATTTTTATATTTCAGATTGTGCCTTCTCGGATTTCAGAGAGCTGCTATACCTAATTATCAAGCACACGATTTCGTTTAATTTCCGTGCGGCGGTTCCTATTAGCGATTTATTTATGCGTTTACGTGACGGCTATTCCTTACGAAGTGTGACACCGAAAGAAGTAGTGCAGCATATTAAAAAACCCGTATTATTTATTCATAGCATCCCAGATGAATTCATCCCTTATGAAATGGCAGAAGATCTATTTAAATTAAAGCCAGACCCAAAAATGTTACTCCTTTTTGATAAAGGCGGTCATGCTCAGTCATTTAATGAATCACCTGAACAATATGAGCTACTGGTAAAGGAGTTTCTTTATCAATTTGTACCAAACTCTGGTGGCTTTATGGATGATGGGGAGGAACCTGCATCATAA
- a CDS encoding lmo0954 family membrane protein, protein MKKFLLFTIGAFAALIALVALLPVAGLIISGLLVAAGLHYYTKSTAVFSKVMSIVLALAGLMSALSNTPGFIGLVAIAILYFIYKNWNVKGDEVIVESEHENDPFTNFEKEWAKLSK, encoded by the coding sequence TTGAAAAAGTTTCTTTTATTTACAATAGGCGCCTTCGCTGCACTAATTGCACTCGTTGCCTTATTACCTGTAGCGGGTCTGATCATTTCAGGATTGCTCGTAGCTGCAGGCTTACATTACTACACGAAAAGCACAGCTGTTTTCAGTAAAGTAATGAGCATTGTTCTAGCACTAGCAGGATTAATGAGTGCATTATCGAACACACCTGGATTTATCGGCTTAGTTGCAATCGCCATTCTTTACTTCATTTACAAAAACTGGAACGTCAAAGGCGATGAAGTTATTGTCGAAAGTGAACATGAAAACGATCCATTCACAAACTTTGAAAAAGAATGGGCAAAATTATCAAAATAA
- a CDS encoding transporter substrate-binding domain-containing protein: MKKLLTGLFLGLSVLLVACSSDESDSSSAEQQNKLQQIKEAGVITIGLEGTFPPFSFHDESGALTGFEYEIADQIAKDLGVEVKYVETKWDALIAGLDTDKYDFVINNISITDERKEKYDFTIPYMRSVAKLAVHTDSDIQSLEDFAGKKAAQTITSNFAQEAIDLGAEVVPMDNLTNSIELVLQKRADGTIHDQVTFLTFLKEQKDAPLRLVEGEVSSTDIALILNQNNEEFREALNDIIKKRSEDGTFAAISEKYFGDNIISQ; the protein is encoded by the coding sequence ATGAAAAAATTATTAACAGGTTTATTTCTTGGATTGTCAGTATTACTAGTCGCATGTAGCTCAGATGAATCTGACTCATCAAGCGCAGAGCAACAAAATAAATTACAGCAAATCAAAGAGGCTGGTGTGATTACAATTGGCTTGGAGGGTACATTCCCACCATTCAGTTTCCATGATGAATCAGGTGCATTAACAGGTTTTGAATATGAAATAGCGGATCAAATTGCGAAAGATTTAGGTGTAGAAGTAAAATATGTGGAAACAAAATGGGATGCATTAATTGCAGGGTTAGATACAGATAAATACGATTTCGTTATTAACAACATTTCGATTACTGATGAACGTAAAGAGAAGTATGATTTTACGATTCCGTATATGAGATCTGTAGCGAAACTAGCGGTTCATACTGATAGCGACATTCAATCGTTAGAGGATTTTGCAGGTAAAAAAGCCGCACAAACGATTACAAGTAACTTCGCACAAGAAGCAATTGATTTAGGTGCAGAAGTAGTACCTATGGACAATTTAACAAACTCAATCGAACTTGTATTACAAAAACGTGCGGATGGTACGATCCATGATCAAGTAACGTTCTTAACATTTTTAAAAGAACAAAAAGATGCACCTCTTCGTTTAGTAGAAGGGGAAGTAAGCTCAACAGACATCGCCTTAATCTTAAACCAAAATAATGAAGAGTTTCGTGAAGCCTTAAATGACATTATTAAAAAGCGTAGCGAGGATGGAACGTTTGCAGCTATCTCTGAGAAATACTTTGGTGATAACATTATTTCTCAATAA
- the liaF gene encoding cell wall-active antibiotics response protein LiaF, whose amino-acid sequence MTKFSTDQLSFLVISFLLIVLVELTIFNNGGVFLLIFGAGLTYFGVKKSKRTMFWIGIILMLFALLSLWTLRLFVIGLLIYLLYKLQKKSAEVIELNKEPLQADVQQATLIGTTSSPLDAYKWKDVQIQRFIGDITIDATQTILPVGKSVISIQQALGKVRVIIPYEVPVRLHYTTIYGEATCLRAAPKRLFNEQLQFEDGDLNAKRELVIYVATWIGDVEVQRA is encoded by the coding sequence TTGACTAAATTTTCGACGGATCAGCTGTCATTTCTCGTCATTAGCTTTTTGTTAATCGTCTTAGTCGAACTAACCATTTTCAATAATGGTGGCGTGTTCCTATTAATTTTCGGGGCAGGTCTTACTTATTTTGGTGTCAAAAAGTCGAAACGGACGATGTTTTGGATTGGTATTATTTTAATGCTGTTCGCCCTTCTTAGCTTATGGACACTACGCCTTTTCGTAATTGGCTTACTCATATACTTACTATATAAACTACAGAAAAAATCAGCTGAAGTAATTGAACTAAATAAGGAACCGTTACAAGCTGATGTGCAGCAAGCTACATTAATTGGTACAACGTCTTCCCCACTTGATGCGTACAAATGGAAGGATGTTCAAATTCAACGTTTCATAGGGGATATTACCATTGACGCGACGCAGACGATTTTACCTGTTGGAAAATCCGTTATTTCGATTCAGCAAGCCCTTGGTAAGGTGCGCGTCATTATTCCGTATGAGGTGCCTGTACGCTTGCACTATACTACGATTTACGGTGAAGCGACTTGCTTACGAGCTGCACCAAAACGTCTATTTAACGAACAGCTACAGTTTGAGGATGGCGATCTTAATGCAAAACGCGAGCTCGTTATTTATGTGGCGACGTGGATTGGTGATGTGGAGGTACAGCGCGCATGA
- a CDS encoding amino acid ABC transporter permease, protein MSRELEIILQSIWPILKAGLLATIPLSLISFAIALVIAVITALIKLSNFKILKFIFSTYVWIFRGTPLLVQLFIVFYGVPKAGITLDAWTAAIITFSLNTGAYASESIRASILAIPKGQWEAAESLGMTYWQVLRRVIAPQTVRISLPPITNNFIDLVKGTSLAASITITEMFMIGQQITARTYEPLAIYSLVAALYLVICTVLTYAQGKLEKSASKYI, encoded by the coding sequence ATGAGCCGTGAACTCGAAATTATTTTACAATCCATTTGGCCGATTTTGAAGGCGGGATTACTCGCAACGATTCCACTTTCACTCATTTCATTTGCAATTGCATTGGTTATTGCTGTTATTACAGCATTAATCAAACTATCTAACTTTAAAATTTTAAAATTCATTTTTAGTACATATGTATGGATTTTCAGAGGGACACCGTTATTAGTTCAATTATTTATCGTCTTTTACGGCGTACCAAAAGCAGGCATTACACTAGATGCCTGGACCGCAGCCATCATTACATTTTCATTAAATACAGGGGCGTATGCATCGGAGTCCATTCGAGCTTCGATTTTAGCAATTCCAAAAGGGCAGTGGGAGGCAGCCGAATCACTTGGCATGACTTATTGGCAAGTACTACGCCGCGTCATTGCACCACAAACTGTGCGTATCTCGCTACCGCCAATTACAAATAATTTTATTGATTTAGTAAAGGGTACTTCACTAGCGGCAAGTATTACGATTACGGAAATGTTTATGATTGGTCAGCAAATTACCGCACGTACATATGAACCGCTTGCGATTTACAGTCTTGTTGCAGCATTGTATTTAGTCATTTGTACCGTGTTAACGTATGCGCAAGGCAAATTGGAAAAATCAGCATCTAAATATATTTAA
- a CDS encoding VanZ family protein, translating to MLFLVIIALAVVAFASNMTYQQQTIVPALRELLQNKPFEELLSKIEVTYWGETLSVETRGYYYFLEFLIRKATHFTGYGVIALIFFFFYRKLCWRPSSIFAIISVIILASFDEIRQSYKPGRTGIFDDVLIDTAGAFTFILVVKIFFALKHRWKPSYNSKS from the coding sequence ATGCTTTTTCTCGTCATAATAGCGTTAGCTGTCGTCGCCTTTGCATCTAATATGACGTACCAACAACAAACGATTGTCCCTGCTTTAAGGGAGTTACTACAAAATAAACCGTTTGAAGAATTACTCAGCAAAATCGAAGTAACCTATTGGGGAGAAACCTTATCCGTTGAAACGCGTGGCTATTATTATTTTCTTGAGTTTTTAATTCGTAAAGCGACACATTTTACTGGTTACGGCGTTATTGCCCTAATTTTCTTTTTCTTTTACCGAAAACTATGCTGGCGTCCATCAAGTATTTTCGCGATTATCTCGGTTATTATATTGGCAAGCTTTGATGAAATTCGTCAATCCTACAAACCAGGGCGCACTGGTATTTTTGATGATGTACTAATTGATACAGCCGGAGCTTTCACATTTATACTCGTAGTAAAAATTTTTTTTGCATTGAAGCATCGGTGGAAACCTTCCTATAATTCAAAAAGCTGA